Proteins encoded in a region of the Bacteroidota bacterium genome:
- a CDS encoding NUDIX domain-containing protein, giving the protein MYKVFYLTKEIIFDQDIKKLNVLVDDLIVEVNNDEVMRKEYQQFIFSEIYSRLIFLCGENLDLSFNFFKNSFEKIEAAGGFVRNDRNDLLMIFRLGKWDLPKGKIEKNETSENAALREVSEETGLKSLQIIAPLNPTYHLYMYGNKHFLKKTYWYEMNCTDLTIPTPQTNEGISKVEWMNREGMKFAMQNTYSSLIDLMNLYLKS; this is encoded by the coding sequence ATGTATAAAGTTTTTTATCTGACCAAAGAAATTATTTTCGATCAGGACATAAAAAAGTTGAATGTTTTGGTAGATGATTTGATCGTTGAAGTTAATAATGATGAAGTTATGCGTAAGGAATATCAACAGTTTATCTTTAGCGAAATTTATAGCAGGCTCATATTTTTGTGTGGGGAAAATCTAGATTTAAGTTTTAATTTTTTCAAAAATTCATTTGAAAAGATTGAAGCTGCAGGCGGGTTTGTTCGAAATGACCGGAATGATTTGCTTATGATTTTCAGATTAGGGAAATGGGATTTGCCTAAAGGTAAAATTGAAAAAAATGAAACTTCAGAAAATGCAGCTTTAAGAGAGGTTAGCGAAGAAACCGGGCTTAAATCCCTTCAGATTATTGCACCGCTTAATCCAACATATCATCTTTATATGTATGGGAATAAGCATTTTTTAAAGAAGACTTATTGGTATGAAATGAATTGCACAGATTTAACCATTCCCACTCCTCAAACAAATGAGGGAATCAGCAAGGTTGAATGGATGAACAGAGAGGGAATGAAGTTCGCAATGCAAAACACTTATAGCTCTTTAATTGATTTGATGAATTTATATTTGAAAAGTTAA
- a CDS encoding orotate phosphoribosyltransferase: MARSVAESLLQIKAIKLNIANPFTWASGLKSPIYCDNRITLSYPKIRTYIRQQFVEMINAEFGSVDVIAGVATGAIAQGALVAQELGLPFVYVRSSQKEHGLSNQIEGVVQSGQSVVVVEDLVSTGKSSLAAVKALRDAGCNVKGMVAIFTYEMEIAKTNFEEANCKLVTLSNYDSLIRKAVESNYISDSDVHSLVKWRENPAKWGAK, translated from the coding sequence ATAGCAAGAAGCGTTGCCGAATCCTTATTACAAATTAAAGCAATAAAACTAAATATTGCTAATCCATTTACATGGGCCTCGGGATTAAAATCGCCTATTTATTGCGATAACCGAATTACCCTCTCTTATCCAAAAATCAGGACCTATATCCGCCAACAATTTGTTGAGATGATTAATGCAGAATTTGGATCTGTGGATGTAATTGCAGGAGTAGCAACTGGTGCCATTGCGCAAGGAGCATTGGTGGCCCAGGAATTAGGATTGCCATTTGTTTATGTTCGCTCATCTCAAAAAGAGCATGGTTTGAGCAATCAAATTGAAGGAGTTGTTCAATCAGGTCAATCGGTCGTAGTTGTTGAGGATTTAGTTTCGACAGGGAAAAGTAGTCTGGCTGCTGTTAAAGCGCTTCGCGATGCGGGATGCAATGTTAAAGGCATGGTCGCCATTTTTACTTATGAAATGGAAATTGCCAAAACTAACTTTGAAGAAGCTAATTGTAAGTTGGTGACCTTATCAAACTACGACTCCCTGATCAGAAAAGCTGTTGAAAGCAATTATATTTCCGATTCAGATGTTCACTCATTGGTTAAATGGAGAGAAAACCCTGCAAAATGGGGCGCTAAATAG
- the coaD gene encoding pantetheine-phosphate adenylyltransferase translates to MKKIAVFPGSFDPITRGHENVIKRAIPLFDEIIIAIGENSQKINYFSLDDRINWIKKVFEGNPGISVRTYSGLTIDFCRSVGSKFLLRGLRTSADFEFERSIGQVNKRLYPEVETVFMLTAPEFTAINSSIVRDIHFNKGDIAQFIPEAIHSYFQ, encoded by the coding sequence ATGAAAAAAATAGCCGTCTTTCCGGGATCCTTCGACCCCATCACTCGCGGTCACGAAAATGTAATTAAAAGGGCAATCCCATTGTTTGATGAGATTATCATTGCAATTGGTGAAAACTCTCAAAAAATAAATTATTTCAGTTTAGACGACCGGATAAATTGGATCAAAAAAGTGTTTGAAGGAAATCCCGGCATTAGCGTACGAACATACTCCGGCTTGACCATTGATTTTTGCAGAAGTGTTGGCTCAAAATTTCTACTAAGAGGGTTAAGAACTTCGGCTGATTTCGAATTTGAACGAAGTATCGGGCAGGTGAATAAGCGATTATATCCCGAAGTGGAAACTGTTTTTATGTTGACTGCCCCTGAGTTTACCGCTATCAATTCGTCCATTGTCAGGGATATTCACTTTAACAAAGGAGATATCGCACAATTTATTCCTGAAGCCATTCATTCGTATTTTCAATAA
- a CDS encoding biotin--[acetyl-CoA-carboxylase] ligase, with translation MNLISIFTGLTDRNNQDMIGKKIIAFNTVESTNLTAVDLINEQNIEDGTIITTSFQKHGKGQEGNYWESEAGKNLIISVIIKPEFLKPEKQFILNKMVSLAVAEFVQRYAPKDRVKIKWPNDIYLGDQKIAGILINNFIQGNVMSASILGIGININQKVFTSNAPNPVSLIRFMKEDLDLIQALQLLCDSLNHWYSQMELGLFKSIDKKYISLLYRYEEYHTYLISRKKVTAKITGISEFGRLQLEGKNGEMYDCDLKEVEFVI, from the coding sequence TTGAATTTGATTAGTATTTTTACAGGATTAACAGATAGGAACAACCAAGATATGATCGGAAAAAAAATTATAGCATTTAACACAGTCGAATCCACAAATTTAACTGCGGTCGATTTGATTAATGAACAAAATATTGAGGATGGAACAATAATCACGACCTCATTTCAGAAGCATGGAAAAGGGCAGGAGGGTAATTATTGGGAGAGCGAGGCCGGAAAAAATTTAATTATAAGCGTGATTATCAAGCCTGAATTTTTAAAACCGGAGAAGCAATTTATTCTTAACAAAATGGTTTCGTTGGCTGTGGCCGAATTTGTTCAAAGATATGCTCCAAAAGATAGGGTAAAAATAAAATGGCCCAATGATATTTATTTGGGCGATCAGAAAATTGCAGGTATTTTGATAAATAATTTCATCCAAGGCAATGTGATGAGTGCATCAATTTTGGGCATCGGAATTAATATTAATCAGAAAGTTTTTACCAGCAATGCGCCAAATCCGGTTTCCCTTATTCGTTTTATGAAAGAAGACCTGGATCTTATTCAAGCATTACAATTGCTATGTGATTCGCTTAACCACTGGTATTCGCAAATGGAACTGGGATTGTTTAAGTCAATTGATAAAAAATACATTTCATTGTTATACAGATACGAAGAATACCATACCTATCTTATTTCCCGTAAAAAAGTCACTGCTAAAATTACCGGGATCTCTGAATTTGGACGACTGCAACTGGAAGGCAAAAATGGCGAAATGTATGATTGTGACCTGAAAGAAGTCGAGTTCGTAATTTGA
- a CDS encoding TlpA family protein disulfide reductase produces the protein MNKKYTLFTLLFVLLFSVVSGQETKIYGKAENAAGYVIKLKTYSDFFSMKMKEVDECVVQPDGSFKLKTTLQATQIFILVIGFQKTEIYLEPNKTYKLFIKYDKSREQITFVNNPYLEYQFIDLPKDDLNNQISEFNFRADQFLVANFNRIYKNKERKLIVDFGSEIKQLFNNPGGYLKVYIDLRLASFELNSGLKNRESAYKSYLQNQPFYSHHDEYMRFFNQLFEKYLMVPNKYFDQSLLMQKIFGNADLESVSALLKKDPMLENTEFREMVLLKIIYDLYFIPSANHASILKLFDEIAKRSGNSYHTQIAKSMAQQLNYLQPGTKIPTYKLTDLEGNNFNIPDPSNRVTFIQFFTVPCNDCIREMDSIAELYQHYAKDVQFVSVAINTSKNILNDLIKKYPWKFFLTDKVFDIADIYQINALPAYLLIDPQGVIMQNPALVPWMGFSQSFKSEFKH, from the coding sequence ATGAATAAGAAATATACATTATTTACCCTTCTTTTTGTGTTGTTGTTTTCAGTTGTATCAGGGCAAGAAACAAAAATTTACGGGAAGGCCGAAAATGCAGCTGGATATGTGATCAAGCTTAAAACTTATTCCGATTTTTTTTCAATGAAAATGAAAGAGGTTGATGAATGCGTTGTGCAACCGGATGGATCTTTTAAATTAAAAACAACATTACAAGCAACACAAATATTTATTCTCGTGATAGGTTTTCAGAAAACTGAAATATATCTGGAACCCAATAAAACTTATAAATTATTCATTAAATATGATAAGAGCAGGGAGCAGATCACATTTGTGAACAATCCTTATTTAGAATACCAATTCATCGATCTTCCCAAAGATGATTTGAACAATCAGATCAGTGAGTTTAATTTTCGGGCAGATCAGTTTTTAGTCGCTAATTTTAATCGGATTTATAAGAATAAAGAAAGAAAATTGATTGTTGATTTTGGTTCAGAGATTAAACAATTATTCAATAATCCAGGTGGTTATTTAAAAGTGTATATCGATCTTAGATTGGCATCTTTTGAATTAAATTCAGGATTGAAAAACAGGGAATCTGCTTATAAATCGTATTTACAGAATCAGCCTTTTTATTCGCATCATGATGAATACATGCGTTTCTTCAATCAGTTGTTTGAGAAATACTTGATGGTTCCCAATAAATATTTTGACCAAAGTTTATTGATGCAGAAAATATTTGGAAATGCGGATTTAGAATCTGTATCGGCTTTATTGAAAAAGGATCCCATGCTTGAAAATACTGAATTCAGGGAAATGGTCCTCTTGAAAATTATTTATGATTTGTACTTCATTCCATCAGCAAATCATGCTTCTATTCTTAAATTGTTTGATGAAATCGCTAAGCGCTCCGGCAATTCTTACCATACACAAATTGCTAAAAGTATGGCACAGCAGCTAAATTACCTCCAACCCGGTACAAAAATACCCACGTATAAGTTAACGGATTTAGAGGGCAATAATTTTAACATTCCTGATCCATCGAATCGAGTTACTTTTATTCAGTTCTTCACTGTTCCATGTAACGATTGTATCAGGGAAATGGATAGTATTGCGGAATTGTATCAGCATTATGCCAAAGATGTTCAATTTGTAAGTGTTGCGATTAATACATCCAAAAACATTCTGAATGATTTAATTAAAAAATATCCGTGGAAATTTTTCCTCACAGATAAAGTATTTGATATTGCTGATATTTATCAAATTAATGCGCTCCCGGCATATCTCTTAATTGATCCGCAGGGTGTGATCATGCAAAATCCGGCTTTAGTACCATGGATGGGATTCAGTCAATCTTTTAAATCTGAATTCAAGCACTGA
- the secA gene encoding preprotein translocase subunit SecA has translation MLNAIKNLLGTKSDRDLREVTPTLKKIKEAYTGITKLSNDELRAKTAEFKQRIKDYIEPEENQIKELRQQIESDTVSVGEKEKMYDTLDKLEKLSYDKSQEILDEILPEAFAVMKETAKRFFENEKIEVTVTQRDRDMAAKRESINIVGDKAYYNNKWIAGGTMITWNMVHYDVQLIGGVILHQGKIAEMGTGEGKTLVATLPVYLNALTGKGVHVVTVNDYLAKRDAEWMGVLYEFHGLKVDCIDKHQPNSEERRKAYLADITFGTNNEFGFDYLRDNMTSNPDELVQRPHNFSIVDEVDSVLIDDARTPLIISGPTPRGDIQEFDELKPPVHKLHTAQKTLVTKILAEAKKLLTGTPNAEDEKKGGELLFRAYRGLPKNKALIKFLSEPGMRALMQKTENFYLQEQAKHMHLIDDELFFVIDEKQNTIDITEKGIDVMTESYQEEDFYLLPDIGSELAEIEKEDVTENKKRNKKDKVLRDYAIKSDRVHTVNQLLKAYALFEKDIEYVIIDNKIKIVDEQTGRIMEGRRYSDGLHQALEAKENVKVEAATQTYATITLQNYFRMYRKLSGMTGTAETEAGEFWDIYKLDVVVIPTNRPVIRKDMEDLVYKTTREKFNAVIDEIDSLIKAKRPVLVGTTSVEISELLSRMLTRRNIKHNVLNAKLHQKEADIVAEAGLPGTVTIATNMAGRGTDIKLGKGVQDAGGLAIIGTERHDSRRVDRQLRGRAGRQGDPGSSQFFVSLEDDLMRMFGSGRIANIMDKLGLKEGEVIQHSMITKSIERAQKKVEENNFGIRKRLLEYDDVMNSQREVIYKKRKHALFGERLSVDISNMIFDVGEQLVTDYQSSGDYEGFEMALLKTFACESPFNEKDFLSMKADEANLILFENVYSSYEMKSKNIGEKAYPVIKDVFERNTHYENIAIPFSDGRKTMNVIANLKRAYNDGGREVVLSMEKGISLAMLDNSWKEHLREMDDLKQSVQNATYEQKDPLLIYKFESFELFKTLVQKINNDIVTFLTKADIPLVDSKGVSEAHIGKSDRSKYKEERKDLLSEAHSDTQQQSVTQPVKVEKKVGRNETCPCGSGKKYKQCHGRNA, from the coding sequence ATGCTTAATGCGATAAAAAATTTACTGGGAACTAAATCTGATAGGGATCTTAGGGAGGTAACGCCTACTCTTAAAAAAATTAAAGAAGCTTACACCGGAATTACCAAATTATCCAATGATGAGTTAAGAGCTAAAACAGCTGAGTTCAAGCAAAGAATAAAAGATTATATTGAGCCCGAAGAAAATCAAATCAAGGAGTTAAGACAGCAAATTGAGAGCGATACAGTTTCAGTCGGGGAAAAGGAAAAAATGTATGATACCCTAGATAAACTGGAGAAGCTAAGCTACGATAAGAGTCAGGAAATACTTGATGAAATCCTTCCCGAGGCATTTGCTGTGATGAAAGAAACTGCAAAAAGGTTTTTTGAAAATGAAAAAATTGAGGTTACTGTCACCCAAAGGGATCGGGATATGGCAGCAAAGCGTGAAAGCATAAATATAGTTGGAGATAAAGCATATTATAATAATAAATGGATCGCCGGGGGTACGATGATTACCTGGAATATGGTTCATTATGATGTTCAGTTAATTGGTGGCGTTATTTTGCATCAGGGTAAAATTGCGGAAATGGGGACCGGTGAGGGTAAAACGCTGGTAGCAACACTGCCCGTTTACCTGAATGCTTTAACGGGTAAAGGGGTTCATGTAGTTACTGTTAACGATTATCTTGCAAAACGTGATGCCGAATGGATGGGCGTTTTATATGAGTTTCATGGTTTGAAAGTCGATTGTATCGATAAGCACCAACCAAATTCGGAAGAACGACGAAAAGCTTATTTGGCTGATATTACATTCGGTACTAACAATGAATTCGGATTCGATTATTTGAGAGATAACATGACCAGTAATCCGGATGAATTGGTTCAACGGCCCCATAATTTTTCAATTGTGGATGAGGTCGACTCGGTATTAATTGATGATGCCCGAACTCCTTTGATTATTTCAGGTCCAACGCCACGAGGCGATATCCAGGAATTTGATGAATTGAAACCTCCGGTACATAAATTGCATACGGCCCAAAAAACATTGGTTACTAAGATACTAGCCGAAGCGAAGAAGTTATTGACAGGAACTCCCAATGCCGAAGATGAGAAAAAAGGTGGGGAATTATTGTTCAGGGCTTATCGCGGATTACCCAAAAACAAAGCACTGATCAAGTTTTTAAGTGAACCTGGCATGCGTGCCCTGATGCAAAAAACCGAAAATTTTTATTTGCAAGAACAGGCCAAGCACATGCACCTAATCGATGATGAATTGTTTTTTGTTATTGATGAAAAGCAAAACACTATTGATATCACTGAAAAAGGGATTGATGTGATGACGGAATCTTATCAGGAAGAAGACTTTTATTTGCTCCCCGATATTGGATCAGAATTGGCTGAAATTGAGAAAGAGGATGTAACTGAAAATAAAAAACGGAACAAAAAAGATAAAGTACTTCGCGATTATGCCATCAAATCTGATCGTGTACATACCGTTAATCAGTTGTTGAAAGCGTATGCACTTTTCGAAAAAGATATCGAATATGTTATCATCGATAATAAGATTAAAATTGTTGATGAGCAAACAGGCCGTATTATGGAAGGTCGTAGGTATTCAGATGGCTTGCACCAGGCTCTTGAAGCAAAAGAAAATGTAAAGGTTGAGGCTGCTACTCAAACTTATGCCACCATTACTTTGCAAAACTATTTCAGAATGTACCGTAAACTTTCGGGTATGACCGGGACTGCCGAAACGGAAGCAGGCGAATTTTGGGATATTTATAAATTGGATGTGGTTGTGATCCCCACAAACAGGCCGGTTATTCGAAAAGATATGGAAGACCTGGTATATAAAACTACCCGTGAAAAATTTAATGCGGTTATCGATGAAATTGATAGTTTGATAAAAGCAAAAAGGCCGGTACTTGTCGGAACTACCTCGGTAGAAATTTCTGAATTGCTGAGCCGAATGCTTACCCGAAGGAATATCAAACACAATGTTTTAAATGCCAAATTGCATCAAAAGGAAGCTGATATCGTTGCTGAAGCGGGTTTGCCGGGAACAGTTACCATTGCAACCAACATGGCTGGTCGGGGTACCGACATTAAGCTTGGAAAAGGCGTACAGGATGCAGGTGGTTTAGCCATCATCGGTACCGAGCGTCACGATTCTCGCAGGGTTGACAGGCAGTTGCGTGGTAGGGCCGGTCGTCAGGGTGACCCGGGTAGTTCGCAGTTTTTTGTTTCACTTGAAGATGATTTGATGAGAATGTTTGGATCCGGCCGGATTGCTAACATCATGGATAAACTTGGCCTAAAGGAAGGCGAAGTCATCCAACATTCAATGATTACAAAATCAATCGAGCGTGCCCAGAAAAAAGTTGAAGAGAATAACTTTGGAATCAGAAAGAGACTGCTTGAATATGATGATGTAATGAATAGCCAACGTGAAGTGATTTACAAGAAAAGAAAACACGCCTTATTTGGTGAACGACTAAGTGTAGATATTTCAAATATGATATTTGATGTTGGGGAACAATTAGTTACAGATTATCAGTCATCTGGTGACTATGAAGGATTTGAAATGGCTCTTCTAAAGACATTTGCATGTGAATCGCCATTTAACGAAAAAGATTTTCTTTCAATGAAGGCTGATGAAGCAAATTTGATTTTATTCGAAAATGTTTACAGCTCTTATGAAATGAAGTCAAAAAATATCGGGGAAAAAGCCTATCCGGTAATTAAAGACGTTTTTGAAAGGAATACACATTACGAAAATATTGCCATTCCGTTTTCAGATGGTCGTAAAACCATGAACGTTATCGCAAATTTAAAGCGTGCTTATAACGATGGCGGACGTGAAGTCGTTCTTTCGATGGAGAAGGGAATTTCACTTGCCATGCTGGATAACTCATGGAAAGAACATTTGCGAGAGATGGACGACTTAAAACAATCGGTTCAGAATGCGACTTATGAACAAAAAGATCCATTATTAATTTATAAATTCGAATCTTTTGAGTTGTTTAAAACACTGGTTCAAAAGATTAATAATGATATTGTTACCTTTCTTACAAAAGCAGATATTCCTCTTGTTGATTCAAAGGGTGTAAGTGAAGCCCACATTGGAAAATCTGATAGGAGTAAGTACAAAGAGGAACGTAAGGATCTGCTTTCAGAAGCACATAGCGATACTCAACAACAATCAGTTACACAACCTGTAAAAGTTGAGAAAAAAGTTGGTAGAAACGAAACGTGTCCATGTGGAAGTGGAAAAAAATACAAACAATGTCATGGTAGAAATGCATAA
- the rsfS gene encoding ribosome silencing factor, which produces MPKKSNKKNQNNTVQAALEGILSKKGKQVVVLDMQKIPNAITSFFIICQGTSRPQTTAIADAVEEFVKNETGHNAWHKEGFENAEWILIDYADVVVHVFQETSRKHYKLEELWADAEIQHINSDD; this is translated from the coding sequence ATGCCTAAAAAATCAAACAAAAAAAATCAAAACAATACAGTTCAAGCAGCTTTAGAGGGAATTTTATCCAAGAAAGGGAAACAGGTGGTGGTACTGGATATGCAAAAGATTCCCAATGCCATAACTTCATTCTTTATTATATGTCAGGGCACATCCCGGCCTCAAACTACTGCCATCGCCGATGCAGTTGAGGAGTTTGTTAAGAATGAAACAGGACACAATGCATGGCATAAAGAAGGTTTTGAAAATGCGGAATGGATTTTGATAGACTATGCTGACGTTGTTGTTCACGTATTTCAGGAGACTAGCAGAAAACATTACAAACTCGAAGAACTATGGGCAGACGCTGAAATTCAACATATTAATAGCGACGATTAA
- a CDS encoding LUD domain-containing protein has product MEESTSREKILKKVRNALMSKQENPFQSIEFESEIYQTTDESLDITFAKAFTEANGQFVYCESPADFPSNLKFLMEQRGWEEVFCLDKSIQYALENSKIPFKSAEEDFLKMKVGITRCEFLISRLGSIMVSSKQCEGRRMNAFPEIQIVFAFSSQLVPDLKDALKEIQKKYQDQLPSMISVITGPSRTADIEKTLVMGAHGPKELFVFLIDDTVDTNY; this is encoded by the coding sequence ATGGAAGAAAGTACTTCAAGGGAAAAAATTCTGAAAAAAGTCAGAAATGCTTTAATGAGTAAGCAGGAAAACCCGTTTCAATCCATTGAATTCGAATCAGAAATTTATCAGACTACCGATGAGTCTTTAGACATTACTTTTGCTAAGGCCTTTACCGAGGCAAATGGACAGTTTGTGTATTGCGAATCCCCCGCTGACTTCCCATCGAATCTGAAATTTTTGATGGAACAAAGAGGTTGGGAAGAAGTATTTTGTTTAGATAAAAGCATACAATATGCCCTCGAAAACTCAAAGATCCCATTTAAATCCGCTGAAGAAGATTTCTTGAAAATGAAGGTCGGGATCACCAGATGCGAATTCCTGATTTCACGATTAGGCAGCATTATGGTAAGTTCAAAACAATGTGAAGGAAGAAGGATGAATGCTTTCCCTGAAATTCAGATTGTTTTTGCATTTTCTTCACAATTGGTGCCTGATTTAAAAGATGCCCTGAAGGAAATTCAGAAAAAATATCAGGATCAGTTACCATCCATGATATCAGTGATAACCGGCCCGAGCAGAACAGCTGACATTGAGAAAACCCTGGTGATGGGTGCGCACGGACCCAAAGAATTGTTCGTTTTTTTGATTGATGATACGGTAGATACCAACTATTAA
- the ftsH gene encoding ATP-dependent zinc metalloprotease FtsH: protein MAEKEPEKTQDTSPKSKKPKFSFYWIYGILAVSFLILQALSWDSGSEKVNWGELKTMLSDGDVEKIILVNGTQAEIYIKKDQLSRPKYEKVRGGSFGASKAQYYYNITSPDSFKDDVKEAQQNIANPVYIDNETRKNWGGEILGWILPLLIMVGVFFFIMRMMSKGSGGAGGQIFNIGKSKAQLFDKSTSVSLNFNDVAGLEEAKVEVMEIVDFLKNPSKYTTLGGKIPKGALLVGPPGTGKTLLAKAVAGEAKVPFFSISGSDFVEMFVGVGASRVRDLFKQAKEKAPCIIFIDEIDAIGRARGRNAMTGANDERENTLNQLLTEMDGFATNTGVIILAATNRADILDRALMRAGRFDRQIHVELPDLEERKAIFNVHLKPLKYNKTIVVEFLAKQTPGFSGADIANVCNEAALIGARKNKKIIDKQDFIDAIDRIIGGLEKRNKIISQAEKGVIAFHEAGHAAVSWLLEYAHPLVKVTIVPRGKALGAAWYLPEERQITTFEQMYDEMTSALGGRASEEINFGKVSTGALNDLEKVTKQAFAMVTYFGLNKKIGNISFYDSSGQQEYSFHKPYSEKTAEIIDSEISKLVEDAYDRAKDLLTKNKEKLQKLATLLLEKEVIFSEDLESVFGKRPFGSENSVNSLVIDPDVKEAFEKLVEPTEKKVTKAKKKSKEIDKA from the coding sequence ATGGCAGAAAAAGAACCGGAAAAAACACAAGATACCAGCCCGAAAAGCAAAAAACCTAAATTTAGTTTTTATTGGATTTATGGAATATTGGCAGTCTCTTTCCTCATACTTCAAGCTTTAAGCTGGGATAGTGGTTCAGAGAAAGTAAATTGGGGTGAATTAAAAACCATGCTATCCGATGGTGATGTAGAGAAAATTATTTTGGTAAATGGAACGCAAGCTGAGATTTATATTAAAAAGGATCAGTTATCCCGACCGAAATATGAAAAAGTTAGAGGTGGATCTTTTGGAGCCTCAAAGGCTCAATATTATTATAACATTACCTCTCCCGACAGCTTTAAAGACGATGTAAAAGAAGCCCAACAAAACATTGCCAATCCTGTTTATATTGATAATGAAACCCGTAAAAACTGGGGTGGGGAAATTCTTGGATGGATACTTCCACTTTTAATCATGGTTGGTGTCTTTTTCTTCATCATGCGAATGATGAGTAAAGGATCTGGGGGTGCAGGTGGCCAAATTTTTAATATTGGCAAATCCAAAGCACAGTTATTTGATAAAAGTACAAGTGTAAGTCTCAACTTTAACGATGTAGCCGGATTGGAAGAAGCTAAGGTTGAAGTAATGGAAATCGTAGATTTTTTGAAGAATCCATCAAAATATACTACACTTGGAGGCAAAATTCCAAAAGGTGCATTGCTGGTTGGCCCTCCCGGTACAGGAAAAACTCTACTGGCAAAAGCTGTTGCTGGCGAAGCTAAAGTTCCATTCTTTTCCATTTCAGGTTCCGATTTCGTTGAGATGTTTGTTGGAGTTGGTGCCTCAAGGGTACGCGACCTTTTCAAACAAGCAAAGGAAAAAGCACCGTGTATCATTTTTATTGATGAAATTGATGCCATTGGACGTGCCAGAGGCCGTAATGCCATGACAGGAGCCAATGATGAAAGGGAAAATACATTAAACCAGCTTCTGACTGAAATGGATGGCTTTGCTACCAATACTGGTGTTATCATTCTTGCTGCAACAAACCGTGCCGACATTCTCGACCGGGCTTTGATGCGAGCCGGACGATTCGACCGACAGATCCATGTTGAACTTCCCGATCTGGAAGAAAGAAAAGCCATTTTTAATGTTCACCTTAAACCATTAAAATATAATAAAACCATTGTTGTTGAATTTTTGGCTAAACAAACTCCGGGTTTTTCAGGAGCCGATATAGCAAATGTTTGTAATGAAGCCGCTTTGATCGGAGCCAGAAAAAACAAAAAAATCATCGACAAACAAGACTTCATTGATGCAATCGATCGTATCATTGGAGGATTAGAAAAAAGGAACAAAATCATTTCTCAGGCCGAAAAAGGGGTTATTGCATTTCATGAGGCCGGACATGCTGCTGTTAGTTGGTTGCTCGAATATGCTCATCCTTTGGTAAAAGTTACCATCGTTCCCCGTGGAAAAGCACTGGGTGCTGCCTGGTACCTTCCCGAAGAACGTCAAATTACCACATTTGAGCAAATGTATGATGAAATGACCTCAGCTTTGGGAGGCCGTGCTTCCGAGGAAATTAATTTTGGAAAAGTATCGACCGGTGCGTTAAACGATCTTGAGAAAGTAACCAAGCAAGCATTTGCGATGGTTACCTATTTCGGATTGAATAAAAAAATTGGAAACATCAGTTTTTATGATTCAAGTGGACAACAGGAATATTCGTTTCACAAGCCATACAGCGAAAAAACGGCTGAAATAATTGATAGTGAAATAAGCAAATTGGTTGAGGATGCTTATGATCGTGCAAAGGATCTTTTGACCAAAAACAAAGAAAAATTACAAAAGTTGGCAACACTGCTCCTTGAGAAAGAAGTAATTTTTAGTGAAGATCTTGAGAGTGTTTTTGGAAAACGGCCTTTTGGATCTGAAAATAGTGTTAATTCATTGGTTATTGATCCGGATGTAAAAGAGGCATTCGAAAAATTAGTTGAACCAACCGAAAAAAAAGTAACAAAAGCTAAAAAGAAATCGAAAGAGATTGATAAAGCTTAA